A genomic segment from Leptolyngbya boryana PCC 6306 encodes:
- a CDS encoding NAD(P)-dependent alcohol dehydrogenase: MKAIVQTQYGSSDTLSLQEVDSPTMTDQSVLVRVHATSVNSGDWHLMRGSPFLVRFIYGSLLKPKLKILGFDVAGRVEAVGKAVTQFNPGDEVFGDLSECGFGAFAEYVCCPETALVHKPITASFEEAATVPGAALTALQGLRDVGQLQLGQRVLINGASGGVGSFAVQIAKILGAEVTAVCNSQKLEKVRSLGADHVIDYTQIDITQARQQYDLMLDAAGFRSVFDYLPTLVPQGTYVMVGGSTVRLFQVLLFGSIISSISRRKVKGFAVKPNQTDLLTLKAWMEAGKLMPLIDQCYPLSELPTAIRRLEQRQVTGKVAIRV; this comes from the coding sequence ATGAAAGCGATCGTTCAGACCCAATATGGTTCATCCGATACCCTGAGCTTACAGGAGGTCGATTCACCGACGATGACGGATCAGAGTGTACTCGTTAGAGTTCATGCGACATCCGTCAATTCGGGCGATTGGCATCTGATGCGGGGTAGTCCTTTTCTAGTTCGTTTTATCTATGGATCGCTACTCAAGCCCAAGCTCAAGATTCTCGGTTTTGATGTTGCAGGACGCGTAGAAGCCGTAGGCAAAGCAGTTACTCAGTTCAATCCGGGAGATGAAGTGTTTGGGGATTTGTCGGAGTGTGGATTTGGGGCATTTGCTGAGTATGTCTGTTGTCCTGAAACGGCATTAGTGCATAAGCCGATCACGGCAAGCTTTGAAGAGGCTGCGACTGTGCCCGGAGCTGCGTTAACCGCTTTGCAAGGATTGCGGGATGTGGGACAGCTTCAGCTAGGGCAGCGAGTGTTAATTAATGGTGCGTCTGGTGGGGTTGGATCGTTTGCGGTTCAGATTGCAAAAATTCTGGGGGCTGAAGTGACGGCGGTTTGCAATTCGCAGAAACTAGAAAAAGTGCGATCGCTTGGGGCTGATCACGTCATTGACTATACGCAAATCGACATTACTCAAGCGAGACAGCAATACGACTTGATGCTAGATGCTGCGGGTTTCCGCTCTGTTTTCGACTATTTACCAACATTAGTTCCTCAAGGGACTTATGTAATGGTCGGTGGCTCAACAGTTCGACTGTTCCAGGTGCTATTGTTTGGATCTATCATTTCCAGCATCAGCCGTCGAAAAGTAAAAGGTTTTGCGGTCAAGCCAAATCAAACCGATCTACTCACTCTGAAGGCATGGATGGAAGCTGGAAAGCTCATGCCTCTGATTGATCAGTGTTATCCATTGAGCGAACTTCCTACCGCGATTCGCCGTCTCGAACAGCGACAAGTAACCGGGAAAGTTGCGATTCGAGTTTGA
- a CDS encoding SGNH/GDSL hydrolase family protein produces MRFTVLMGAIAVLGASIALNVILFSQAKKYYLELNETRLDPVGLSTYSTSPSPSQNRPRVVFFGDSRAENWTFPEMSQYEFIDRGISSQTSVQAIQRFQQHVRPLQPRVIIVQVGINDLKTIALFPERKAEIIENCRSNIERIVQESKALGAIVILTTIFPVGDVPLQRQLFWSDEIGQAVQEMNRELAALASDRVMIFDAFSILADSQGKLRSDYRMDELHLNQQGYSRLNQALIEPLEMLKL; encoded by the coding sequence ATGCGATTCACTGTGTTAATGGGCGCGATCGCAGTTTTGGGAGCTTCGATCGCGCTGAACGTTATCCTATTTAGTCAGGCAAAAAAGTACTATCTCGAACTGAATGAAACGCGACTTGATCCGGTTGGATTGAGCACTTATTCTACTTCTCCTAGTCCCAGTCAGAATCGACCTCGCGTCGTCTTTTTTGGAGACTCTAGGGCTGAGAATTGGACATTTCCAGAGATGAGTCAGTATGAATTCATCGATCGTGGAATTAGCTCACAAACCTCAGTGCAAGCCATTCAACGATTTCAACAGCATGTCCGACCCTTACAGCCTAGAGTCATCATTGTTCAGGTTGGAATTAATGATCTCAAGACGATCGCATTATTTCCAGAACGAAAAGCTGAGATCATCGAAAATTGTCGATCGAATATTGAGCGAATTGTTCAAGAATCGAAAGCTTTGGGCGCGATCGTGATTCTGACTACGATTTTTCCAGTCGGAGATGTGCCCCTTCAGCGTCAGCTCTTTTGGTCAGATGAAATTGGTCAAGCTGTGCAAGAGATGAATCGTGAGCTAGCAGCACTAGCTAGCGATCGAGTGATGATTTTTGATGCGTTTTCAATTCTCGCTGACTCACAAGGCAAGCTACGCTCAGACTATCGAATGGATGAATTGCACCTGAATCAACAGGGATACTCAAGGTTAAATCAAGCGCTGATTGAACCGCTTGAAATGCTCAAACTTTAG
- a CDS encoding CHASE2 domain-containing protein yields MLLKIWRVEQTCLFELVWNEAHTLSAKLIYPETLTTLYQTWKNTYLQFYRSTLRARPGLVLNLEEPEIDWRTRLVQAEATFLAEFHYWVNSAELLEIRRQITRSKTSTLYLRCDSPEIVKLPWESWQIGSEFGSGQPIHVIRTSVALCAEQAKPVRRTRNRILVILGDETGLNFEAERAALQQLDHRTEISLVGWQPAIRTPELLQQIKTAIADPEGWDILFFAGHSNETALTGGELGIAPNTSILMSEIAPQLKTAQERGLQFAIFNSCNGLSIAELLIKLGLNQVVVMREPIRDDVAKDFLIHFLRYLSSHQDAQEATISACQFLKLEKNLTYPSAYLIPSLFSHPQAQPFRLFTPSWKTQLRRWKPKCREAIVLSLFAILSSWLPIQSALIDQRQLAQALYRQITRQGIQATAPSTLLIQINEESLQKDGIKLIEQNLDRRYLAKVIDRISQSESSVIGINYLLFRHQPSSDRIFAKSLQSATKSGKQIVFSATQDVQSYQAWVTALPEFTKFGSSGDMDLLGDPAFYARLIGDTSAQTEMLPFAYQVVRSCNPKALNRQNEHLYFHPITQFSALFGQTWLHPLVDFSIPPKQVYDAVPSWQYLQNRDNPNNEIVLVVPGGQLDAGVLPGEDYFSTPLAFKFWQPNATRKMSGGTIHAYLIHSLVAHRMILPIPDLWIIIIAAIAGKSTIILITQKKLNCKWFFIVPILYGLVSLQFYISSQVLIPFLLPTLTYLAFLAQLNLKPQSND; encoded by the coding sequence ATGTTATTGAAAATCTGGCGTGTTGAGCAAACTTGTTTATTCGAGCTAGTCTGGAATGAGGCGCACACGCTCAGCGCAAAACTCATCTATCCAGAAACCCTGACGACGCTCTATCAAACCTGGAAAAACACTTACCTCCAGTTTTATCGCTCAACCTTACGTGCCCGTCCCGGTCTCGTGCTGAACTTAGAAGAACCTGAGATTGATTGGCGCACTCGCCTGGTTCAAGCAGAAGCCACGTTTTTAGCAGAATTTCACTACTGGGTAAATAGCGCAGAACTACTAGAAATTCGACGACAAATTACTCGTTCTAAAACTTCAACCCTCTATCTGCGTTGCGATTCTCCAGAGATTGTTAAACTTCCTTGGGAATCTTGGCAGATTGGCTCAGAATTCGGCTCTGGTCAACCGATTCATGTGATCCGAACTTCAGTTGCTCTCTGTGCTGAACAAGCGAAACCCGTTCGTCGAACTAGAAATCGGATCTTAGTCATTCTTGGCGATGAAACTGGCTTGAACTTTGAAGCTGAACGTGCTGCCTTACAGCAGTTAGATCATCGCACTGAAATTAGCTTAGTTGGGTGGCAACCAGCGATCCGAACACCTGAGTTATTGCAACAGATTAAGACTGCGATCGCTGATCCCGAAGGTTGGGACATTCTCTTTTTTGCAGGACATAGCAACGAAACCGCGCTCACGGGCGGAGAACTCGGTATTGCTCCAAACACTTCAATTCTCATGAGTGAAATTGCACCGCAGCTAAAAACGGCTCAAGAACGCGGATTGCAATTTGCGATTTTCAACTCCTGTAACGGTTTGAGCATTGCAGAATTGCTGATCAAGCTAGGGTTGAATCAAGTTGTTGTGATGCGTGAGCCAATTCGTGATGATGTTGCAAAAGACTTTCTGATTCACTTTTTAAGATATCTATCGAGTCATCAAGATGCTCAAGAGGCAACGATCTCAGCGTGTCAGTTCCTCAAACTAGAGAAGAATTTAACTTATCCTTCAGCCTATCTCATTCCATCTTTATTTTCTCATCCTCAAGCTCAACCTTTTCGGCTCTTCACACCGAGTTGGAAGACACAGCTTAGACGATGGAAACCGAAGTGCCGAGAAGCGATCGTACTCAGCTTATTCGCAATTCTAAGTAGTTGGCTCCCGATCCAAAGTGCCCTGATTGATCAACGTCAACTCGCACAAGCCTTGTATCGCCAGATTACTCGCCAAGGAATTCAGGCAACCGCCCCTTCAACTTTGCTCATTCAAATCAATGAAGAATCCCTACAAAAAGATGGCATCAAATTAATTGAGCAGAATCTCGATCGCCGATATCTTGCGAAAGTTATCGATCGCATTTCGCAATCAGAGAGTTCTGTCATTGGCATTAACTATCTATTGTTTCGGCATCAACCGAGTAGCGATCGCATCTTCGCAAAATCTCTTCAATCAGCGACTAAATCCGGTAAGCAAATCGTTTTCTCAGCCACTCAAGATGTTCAATCCTATCAAGCTTGGGTGACAGCTTTACCAGAGTTCACGAAATTTGGTAGCAGTGGAGATATGGACTTGCTAGGCGATCCAGCCTTTTATGCACGATTGATTGGTGACACTTCAGCCCAAACTGAGATGCTCCCTTTCGCTTACCAAGTCGTGCGATCGTGTAATCCAAAAGCACTCAATCGACAAAATGAACACCTCTATTTTCATCCAATCACTCAATTCTCTGCTTTATTTGGGCAAACCTGGCTTCACCCTTTAGTCGATTTCTCAATTCCGCCCAAGCAAGTCTATGATGCAGTTCCAAGCTGGCAATACTTACAGAATCGAGATAATCCGAACAATGAAATTGTCTTGGTCGTTCCTGGTGGACAACTCGATGCAGGAGTTCTGCCTGGGGAAGATTATTTTAGTACTCCACTTGCCTTCAAATTTTGGCAACCGAACGCAACTAGAAAGATGTCAGGAGGAACAATTCATGCTTATTTGATTCATAGTTTAGTAGCTCACCGTATGATTCTTCCAATTCCTGATCTTTGGATTATCATCATTGCTGCGATCGCTGGTAAAAGCACAATCATTTTAATCACTCAGAAAAAACTCAACTGTAAATGGTTTTTCATTGTCCCAATTCTCTATGGCTTAGTTAGCTTACAGTTCTACATTTCTTCCCAAGTTCTGATCCCATTTCTACTACCCACGCTGACCTATCTTGCATTTCTAGCTCAACTCAATCTCAAACCTCAGTCAAATGATTAA
- a CDS encoding DUF1822 family protein → MIPLNAASTPLDLTSDRINRAIAFSQTLPNSLTRWQSHLALLALEGLAQYFSERSTPIQFDRTQARLLEPSEFGIPAAINSIYADQFHLALFVVDNEIEFPMSLMQNPAHFYIAASVNEEANQIEFYGFLRGDRLNLSSTSDATCLIPVSQLETNFEHLFWYLASLELSAIPLPSSSLAISAQWLIQPLVNAAQWVQTQIDELSWTLFSLELAPAGMRASANAFSADLSSVFTEIERSGLQIPSTAQSGYRSIKLNQHTFRLYITTWAVEEAEWSLLAILESIQSPTLPTGTQLVIQAGETVLVEEEAKARSAYLIAQIIGDWNEQFTLTLKSVDPGDRMTIDSLSLPPIVFQPD, encoded by the coding sequence ATGATTCCGTTAAACGCTGCTTCTACCCCACTTGACCTCACATCAGACCGAATTAATCGAGCGATCGCATTTAGCCAGACGCTCCCGAATTCTCTCACTCGCTGGCAATCTCATCTTGCTTTACTCGCTCTAGAAGGTCTGGCGCAATATTTTAGTGAGCGATCGACTCCGATTCAGTTCGATCGAACTCAGGCAAGATTACTTGAGCCTTCAGAATTTGGCATACCCGCTGCGATCAATTCGATTTATGCCGATCAATTTCACCTTGCTTTATTTGTCGTAGACAACGAAATTGAGTTTCCGATGAGTTTAATGCAAAATCCAGCTCACTTCTATATTGCTGCTAGTGTGAATGAGGAAGCGAATCAAATTGAATTTTATGGTTTTTTAAGAGGAGATCGACTGAATCTAAGTTCTACTTCTGATGCAACTTGTCTCATTCCGGTTTCTCAGCTTGAAACAAATTTTGAGCACTTGTTTTGGTACTTAGCAAGTTTGGAATTGAGTGCGATTCCGTTACCATCGTCAAGTTTAGCCATTTCTGCTCAATGGCTGATTCAACCGCTTGTCAATGCGGCTCAATGGGTTCAGACTCAAATTGATGAATTGTCTTGGACACTGTTTTCGTTGGAGCTAGCGCCTGCCGGAATGAGAGCTTCAGCAAATGCGTTTAGCGCAGACTTAAGTTCTGTGTTTACTGAGATCGAGCGGTCTGGACTTCAAATTCCTTCAACAGCACAATCGGGTTATCGATCGATTAAACTCAACCAGCATACATTCCGACTTTACATCACGACTTGGGCAGTAGAAGAGGCAGAATGGTCTTTACTGGCAATCTTAGAATCAATTCAGTCTCCCACTTTGCCAACTGGGACACAACTGGTGATTCAAGCAGGCGAAACGGTGTTGGTCGAGGAAGAAGCAAAAGCGCGATCGGCGTATCTGATTGCTCAGATCATCGGAGATTGGAATGAACAATTTACATTAACGCTCAAGAGTGTTGATCCTGGCGATCGCATGACTATCGACTCTCTGAGCTTACCTCCGATCGTTTTCCAACCGGATTAA
- a CDS encoding caspase family protein, translating into MKRRHFLQAAGALYLAQASRYGQVLAQSSSRKLAFLVGINSYLETSNSFGVRQDNHRGLSPLTGCETDVQLQRELLIHRFGFKPSDIKILINQDATRSNILQTFEAHLIQQARPGDIVVFHFSGHGSRLFDSDAITSDQANSAFVPARADYRNADQSVDDIMGKTLFLLMSALKTENVTAVLDCCYSGGGTRGSERVRADASHAFYQPSADEIAYQKNWMRKLGISSQELRDRRKAGTAKGIVLAAATANQIAKESDVADVSSGLFTYCLTQYLWETTSSLTDAEAMITRSLLTATGFQEPVFDSKPEVKTQPIYFTSPVNQAAQAVVRSIQRNQATLWLGGLDKKTLEAFGSESQFSTLEGTATVTITQRKGLIATATLTGNLVPGALLKETSRVISKTIKLRIGLDSSLGNQAPQGQDSRIEFIPARPDGSYPQSVHYILSRVTAQTTSVPRNSIALFSPSLELLPDSFEQPGESLSKAIVRLTPKFQGLFAAHLIRQTLNPNSSKLKLEVSLYPQSQPGQIIAKASTYRNLPTPSQPIRARTPCQLQITNRDRVPLYLLIALISPNGRFSIIFPNDYIRESLSGEVSAQANRLIPDPSESFRIAPPAAGRGEALIVASRNPLTRTYQQMRTLAEESHRTPVTIADQRGIDAIDNLLSDLDRQPESSFYKVSSDDVAVLSLSFEII; encoded by the coding sequence ATGAAACGTCGTCATTTTCTTCAAGCAGCAGGTGCGCTATATCTTGCTCAGGCAAGCCGATATGGTCAAGTTTTGGCACAATCAAGTTCTCGCAAACTCGCGTTCTTAGTTGGAATTAATAGCTATTTGGAAACGAGTAATTCCTTCGGAGTTAGGCAGGATAATCATCGCGGACTTTCCCCCCTAACAGGTTGCGAAACCGATGTCCAACTTCAACGCGAACTGCTGATCCATCGATTCGGCTTCAAGCCTTCAGATATCAAAATTTTAATCAACCAAGATGCAACCCGCAGCAATATTCTCCAAACCTTTGAAGCGCACCTCATCCAGCAAGCAAGACCTGGCGATATTGTTGTCTTTCATTTCTCAGGGCACGGTTCTCGACTCTTTGATTCGGATGCGATCACTTCAGATCAAGCAAATAGCGCTTTCGTCCCTGCTAGAGCCGATTATCGCAATGCCGATCAGAGCGTCGATGACATCATGGGTAAGACATTGTTCTTACTCATGTCAGCCCTAAAAACAGAGAATGTTACCGCAGTACTGGATTGCTGCTACTCAGGTGGCGGAACTCGTGGCAGTGAGAGAGTTCGAGCCGATGCAAGTCATGCTTTCTATCAACCGAGTGCTGATGAAATTGCTTATCAGAAAAACTGGATGAGAAAATTAGGCATTTCATCACAGGAATTGCGCGATCGTAGAAAAGCAGGAACAGCAAAAGGCATTGTCTTAGCGGCTGCAACTGCAAATCAAATTGCTAAAGAAAGCGATGTAGCGGATGTTTCTTCAGGCTTATTTACTTACTGTCTGACTCAATATCTTTGGGAAACGACGAGCAGTTTAACCGATGCAGAGGCAATGATTACGCGATCTCTACTCACTGCTACAGGCTTTCAAGAGCCTGTTTTCGATTCTAAGCCAGAAGTGAAAACACAGCCCATCTACTTCACTTCTCCTGTAAACCAAGCGGCTCAAGCAGTTGTTCGATCGATTCAACGCAATCAAGCAACCCTCTGGCTTGGAGGGTTAGATAAAAAAACGCTCGAAGCATTTGGTAGTGAGTCTCAGTTTTCAACTTTAGAAGGAACAGCAACAGTTACGATTACTCAGCGAAAAGGCTTAATCGCAACTGCAACGCTGACCGGAAATCTTGTTCCGGGTGCATTACTCAAAGAAACGTCAAGAGTGATCTCGAAGACGATAAAACTCCGAATTGGTCTAGATTCATCGCTAGGCAATCAGGCTCCTCAAGGTCAAGATTCCCGAATTGAATTTATTCCTGCTCGCCCTGATGGTTCCTATCCTCAATCGGTACATTACATTCTCAGTCGAGTCACTGCTCAAACGACCTCTGTACCTCGCAATAGTATTGCGCTGTTTTCACCAAGCTTAGAACTTCTCCCTGATTCTTTCGAGCAACCTGGAGAATCGCTTTCAAAGGCGATTGTCCGTCTTACCCCAAAATTCCAGGGACTCTTCGCCGCACATCTAATTCGCCAAACCCTCAACCCTAACAGTTCTAAATTGAAGCTCGAAGTTTCACTTTATCCTCAAAGTCAACCAGGGCAGATTATTGCAAAAGCAAGTACTTACAGAAATTTGCCAACACCAAGTCAGCCAATTCGTGCAAGAACGCCTTGCCAACTTCAAATTACGAACCGCGATCGTGTACCGCTCTATTTACTCATTGCCCTGATCAGTCCAAATGGTCGCTTCTCGATCATTTTCCCCAATGACTACATTCGTGAAAGCTTAAGTGGTGAAGTTTCTGCCCAAGCGAATCGACTGATCCCTGACCCAAGCGAATCGTTCCGAATCGCACCTCCGGCTGCTGGACGGGGTGAAGCTTTAATCGTTGCAAGTCGTAATCCATTGACGAGAACCTATCAGCAAATGAGAACGCTAGCAGAAGAATCACATCGTACTCCAGTTACGATTGCAGATCAGCGAGGAATTGATGCCATTGACAATCTTCTTTCGGATCTCGATCGACAGCCAGAAAGCTCTTTCTACAAAGTAAGTAGTGATGATGTTGCAGTTCTTTCTCTCTCATTTGAGATCATTTGA